A region from the Aphis gossypii isolate Hap1 chromosome 1, ASM2018417v2, whole genome shotgun sequence genome encodes:
- the LOC114126602 gene encoding cuticle protein 7-like, with the protein MVTKFIMFVALFGHLAFAYPPIEYKSYDDDHYDHAPKPYHFEYGVKDLHTHDIKSQHEISDGHGNVKGSYSLVEPDGSTRVVEYTADHEHGFNAVVKKIEAPHHHSEYSDTADYHHHESLQPSYEHLLHKFY; encoded by the exons ATGGTTACTAAg TTCATAATGTTTGTCGCTTTGTTCGGGCACTTGGCTTTTGCTTATCCACCAATTGAGTACAAAAGTTACGATGACGACCACTACGATCACGCACCTAAACCATATCATTTCGAGTACGGTGTAAAAGATCTTCACACGCATGACATCAAGAGTCAACACGAGATTAGTGACGGTCACGGTAACGTCAAAGGATCGTACAGTCTCGTGGAACCCGACGGTTCCACCCGCGTGGTCGAATACACAGCTGACCACGAACACGGTTTCAACGCAGTTGTCAAGAAGATCGAAGCACCTCACCACCACAGCGAGTACTCCGATACCGCGGACTACCATCATCACGAATCACTTCAGCCGTCTTACGAACATTTGTTGCACAAGTTTTActga